The DNA segment TCCTGTAGGAGGGTATCTAAAGAATGTTCCCATTCGTTTTCCAAATAATCGACTACCTCGGTTCCATACTCCAGCAGGCGTTTTTCAACATGCTCGTAAATTTCCAGATCAGGATCATCCAGTAATTTGACCAGTGCGCTTATTTCTTTACTATTTTCCATTAAACATGCAAATTTGAATGCCTATTTTTGCGGCTATGGTTTTTAATTTTATCAGTGATTATTTAAAGCACCGTTTTACTGCCAAAAGCAGACATGGTACCCATTCCCCATTTGTATACAAACTTACTGATGAGGTAATTTACGATTTTAAGTCCAAAACTGATTACAAAAGTATTGAAGCGCAGCGAAAAAAACTTTTCAATGACGGTTCATTGATCACAGTGACCGATTTGGGGGCGGGTTCCCATCTGAACAAGAACAGGACGAAGAAGGTAAAACAGATTGCTAAAAATGCATTGAAGCGTCCGCGGCTGGCCCAGCTGATCTATCGTTTGGCTAAAGACGTTAAGCCTGCCAGCGTTATAGAATTGGGTACCTGCCTGGGTATAACCACTGCATATTTAAGTAGGGCTTGTCCCGATGCAGCGCTGATCACGATTGAAGGTTGCCCGGAGACAGCTAAAGTAGCCTATCGTAATTTTCAGGAACTGGGACTGGATAATGTAGAACTGCTGGTAGGGAATTTTGATACTTTACTGCCAGGTGTAATTGCCGGGCAGCAAAAGCTGGATTTCGTTTACATAGACGGCAACCATAGAAAAGAGGCTACATTAAATTATTTCAGCTGGTGTTTGCCTAAAGTTCATGAAGGTTCGTTGCTTATCTTTGACGACATCTATTGGAGCAAGGGTATGAAGGAAGCCTGGGAAGAGATAAAAAACCATCCCGATGTTACAGTAACTATAGATTTGTTTTGGATAGGGTTGGTTTACTTTAGGAAGGGCCAGGTTAAAGAGCATTTTAAAATTAAGTTTTAAAAAGCAGCTATCCGGGCGAAGCCTTAAAAGGCCTCTGCCAGGCTGATGTAAAATCCGGTCTGGCGTTTTTCGTTAGGGCGTTTCTCACCGATTCCATAATCAAGGCGCACACTAAGACCTTTTTCGGGGTCAAAGAAATAGCGGCCACCTGCACCATAGGAAGGTTTAAAGTTTCTGACTTCGAAACCCCCGTTTTCAAATACCTGTCCGCCGCCACCAAAAACTACTGCACCAAAGCGGTTGTTGTACCGGTACCTGAGTTCGGCCTGTGCGGCCAGGAGGTTCCTGTCGCGGTAACGGCCGGTATAATAACCCCGCATCATTTCGTCGTTACCCATTTGTGGCAATAAGTAGAAAGGCGTGTTTTTACCCTGGATGGTATGAAAAAGTCCGTTTACACCGATCACAAATTTTGGGGAGAGCGACCAGAAACTGCGGACATTAGCTTTAATGAGGCTGCCGGTAAAATTTTCTTTGCCCCAAAAATCCGGTGCGTATTGAAAAGAAACTTTTGCCGTCATCCCTTTTGTGGTGTAATTGTTAGAATTCCTGGTATCATAGGTTTGGGAAATGCCTGCATAAACTACAGAGCCGCCTGTTTTGTGCAGGATAGCCTGATCGGTGGTAAATATACCGCCGACCTCTTTATCGGTAAAATGATAATTTTCAAATCCGAGGGAAAAGCCGGTATACATTGCCGGCCAAAACCTTTTTTCGGCTTCCAGAACCACCTTTACAAAACCCTGTACCAGCCTGTCTTTATTTGCTTCATCTGTTTCGTTACCTATGCCATAAAAATTAAAGGGCATCTGTTTGAAGCGGATTTCTGAAATGTAATGATGTGTATTATTTTTGGTCCAGATATCGCCTTTTAAGGATACATTATACTGGCCTTTGGTAGATGCTGACACTACACCTGAGAAATTGGAGCTGCGATTGCTGAGGTCCTTTCTGTCTAAATAAGTAGAATAAAGGAGGCCGGCACCAAATTCAACACCTATTTCCTGGCTGTACCTGAAAATTGGTACAGGCATAAAGCTGGGCCTTCTTGAAGAGTCTGTTTTATTGGATAAATAACGTTCTATCAGTTTTTTTTGTGCGAATGCATTTGCAGTGATCAGTACAAAAAGGGTACAAATTGAAAGTTTCTTCATCGGCCTAAAATAGGGGAAAGGATTTAATTACCGGTGTCTTTATCAACTT comes from the Pedobacter heparinus DSM 2366 genome and includes:
- a CDS encoding O-methyltransferase translates to MPIFAAMVFNFISDYLKHRFTAKSRHGTHSPFVYKLTDEVIYDFKSKTDYKSIEAQRKKLFNDGSLITVTDLGAGSHLNKNRTKKVKQIAKNALKRPRLAQLIYRLAKDVKPASVIELGTCLGITTAYLSRACPDAALITIEGCPETAKVAYRNFQELGLDNVELLVGNFDTLLPGVIAGQQKLDFVYIDGNHRKEATLNYFSWCLPKVHEGSLLIFDDIYWSKGMKEAWEEIKNHPDVTVTIDLFWIGLVYFRKGQVKEHFKIKF